In Spirosoma aureum, a single genomic region encodes these proteins:
- a CDS encoding TolC family protein, producing the protein MANDTVYLDIDQDIAVQLIPFEELVKIAITNSPLIKYQNEVANSLDASYQGTKSQILQNLGGSANYSGGNQSILSSGGTVTNRDPIGQIANGYRVGVDLRVSLYDLFGRKHQIRQAYSNYRAAVIQKETIEQQIKRELIVLYQDMITSQQILKFRLIEEQASLAAFRVAELEVQKGKITAEYLASATSRYIETKATTEQVKGEFLKNVHIFETMMGLPIQRLKRN; encoded by the coding sequence TTGGCTAATGATACAGTATATCTCGACATCGATCAGGATATAGCCGTTCAACTAATTCCATTCGAAGAGCTGGTAAAAATAGCGATCACCAATTCACCGCTGATTAAATATCAAAATGAGGTTGCCAATTCGCTGGATGCGTCCTACCAGGGTACTAAATCGCAGATTCTCCAGAATCTTGGTGGTTCGGCCAATTACTCAGGTGGAAACCAGTCGATTCTTTCATCGGGAGGAACAGTGACCAACCGTGATCCAATAGGTCAAATTGCTAATGGATATCGGGTGGGTGTCGATTTGCGCGTATCGCTTTATGATCTGTTTGGGCGTAAACACCAGATTCGGCAGGCTTATTCGAATTACCGGGCTGCTGTTATACAAAAAGAAACAATTGAACAGCAAATAAAGCGGGAGCTGATCGTCCTGTATCAGGATATGATTACGTCGCAACAAATATTAAAATTTCGACTTATTGAAGAGCAGGCTTCACTGGCCGCTTTTCGAGTTGCTGAACTTGAGGTGCAGAAAGGGAAAATAACCGCTGAGTATTTGGCCAGTGCCACCAGTCGCTATATTGAAACGAAAGCAACAACTGAGCAGGTTAAAGGAGAGTTTCTGAAAAATGTTCACATCTTCGAAACGATGATGGGCCTGCCCATTCAACGGTTGAAGCGTAACTGA
- a CDS encoding GumC family protein, with protein MTVEVFLRLLKQHILWFILIPCVTAGTAFYVTRNEPKVYKSQATLYTGLVSRYSLLSDKQGGVVDRSASAIDNILTTLSSKETLLQIGIDLLTDHLRLQQPDSLVLSAAGFQQLRQSIPPTWQNALFVNSDSTDLHKLIDSLAKSPYDNPIKALLIQPGSHYSIQLLGEKLKASARKNTNDVLTMEFESSDPAVAQKTLVYAIKALNYRYSNLKTSETNSVVNYYEDKLKKAKQALDQAEANLRAFNTNNKVLNYDEEARNVATSREELIKAYNEELMRKDAAKASLDALNRRTTQQGTLNAAQADLNEKQKKLTDAENKLANARAYGQPKHVITKLQEGIAKASEDLKISAQKYDAATNTSDGVPAQAMATDRLAKSLEYDESVARLELYKKRINEYQVKTNEYTPLGSQLRQLERGLSVAEKEYLDLLQQVEQSETRRQDIAIGGTLEIMDAPDYPLTPQVSKRMQLIAIGAGAGIFIALLLMALRFWLDNRIHSPEQAEQQVGMPVSALFPTVSKPNVFSKATLASRNMFEQLFNAVNIEISQATSKPFPPLVTLFSIGSKQGKTWVANGLNQLYAEADQKVAYCYPRVTGKEQKELIGGITLFPYTVRPDFMNVTGVDYLIDYNHGFDASQFDRIVLELPPLLTNQIPVYLLKNSVLSLLVVDANSAWARAEKQLLSLYVRVTNQPILLILNRVEGNYIDVPGRADVRKVPVGTERSVLSQRNMP; from the coding sequence ATGACAGTCGAAGTATTTCTGCGGCTTCTTAAACAGCATATACTCTGGTTCATTCTTATTCCCTGTGTAACGGCTGGAACAGCTTTTTATGTTACACGGAATGAGCCTAAAGTTTATAAATCCCAGGCAACTTTATATACGGGCCTGGTTTCTCGCTATTCCTTACTGTCTGATAAACAGGGCGGTGTCGTTGATCGGTCAGCTAGTGCGATTGATAATATTCTAACGACACTGAGCTCGAAGGAAACCTTGCTCCAGATCGGAATAGATTTGCTGACCGATCATTTACGGCTTCAACAACCTGATAGTTTAGTCTTGTCGGCGGCTGGTTTTCAGCAACTACGGCAATCGATTCCACCTACCTGGCAGAACGCTCTATTTGTCAACAGTGATTCCACTGACTTACACAAGCTCATCGACAGTCTGGCCAAAAGCCCTTATGATAACCCCATAAAAGCGTTACTGATCCAGCCGGGGTCTCATTATTCAATTCAGCTGTTAGGCGAAAAGCTGAAAGCGTCGGCCCGTAAAAATACAAATGATGTGCTGACAATGGAGTTTGAATCCAGCGATCCGGCGGTAGCGCAAAAAACCCTCGTTTACGCCATCAAGGCGTTGAATTACCGGTATTCTAATCTGAAAACGTCTGAAACGAACTCGGTAGTTAATTATTACGAAGATAAACTGAAGAAAGCGAAGCAGGCACTTGATCAGGCTGAAGCAAATTTACGGGCTTTCAATACCAATAATAAGGTGTTAAATTATGATGAAGAAGCCCGCAACGTAGCAACTTCCCGCGAAGAACTTATTAAGGCTTATAATGAGGAATTGATGCGGAAAGATGCCGCGAAAGCGTCTCTCGATGCACTCAATCGCCGAACAACTCAACAGGGAACATTAAATGCTGCTCAGGCTGATCTGAACGAAAAGCAGAAAAAACTGACTGATGCTGAAAATAAGCTGGCTAATGCGCGAGCCTATGGTCAACCCAAACATGTCATTACCAAGCTACAGGAAGGCATTGCAAAAGCATCGGAGGATTTGAAAATCAGTGCTCAAAAATACGACGCTGCCACCAATACATCCGATGGCGTTCCGGCACAGGCAATGGCTACTGATCGATTAGCCAAATCGTTGGAATATGACGAATCGGTTGCCCGTCTGGAATTGTATAAAAAACGGATCAATGAGTATCAGGTTAAAACGAATGAATACACACCATTAGGGTCTCAACTCCGGCAGCTGGAACGCGGCCTGAGCGTTGCCGAAAAAGAATACCTCGACTTATTGCAACAGGTAGAACAATCCGAGACCCGTCGTCAGGATATTGCCATTGGAGGTACGCTGGAGATCATGGACGCGCCCGATTACCCATTGACTCCTCAGGTATCGAAACGAATGCAGCTCATTGCTATTGGCGCTGGGGCCGGCATCTTTATCGCCTTGCTGCTGATGGCCCTACGCTTCTGGCTCGATAACCGGATTCACTCGCCTGAGCAGGCTGAACAACAGGTTGGCATGCCGGTTTCGGCCTTGTTTCCAACCGTTTCTAAACCAAACGTTTTTTCGAAAGCGACGCTGGCTAGCCGGAATATGTTCGAGCAGCTATTCAATGCGGTTAATATTGAAATTTCGCAGGCTACCTCTAAACCGTTCCCACCACTTGTTACCCTTTTTAGCATCGGGTCGAAACAGGGTAAAACCTGGGTGGCAAATGGATTGAATCAACTATATGCCGAAGCTGATCAGAAGGTGGCATACTGTTATCCACGCGTAACCGGAAAAGAACAAAAAGAATTGATTGGTGGGATTACTCTCTTTCCGTATACGGTTCGCCCAGATTTTATGAACGTTACAGGCGTAGATTACCTGATTGACTACAATCATGGATTTGATGCGTCTCAGTTTGATCGGATTGTACTTGAATTACCTCCTCTCCTGACAAATCAGATTCCGGTCTATCTACTTAAAAACAGCGTTCTTTCGTTATTGGTAGTTGATGCCAACAGTGCCTGGGCACGCGCCGAAAAGCAATTGTTAAGTTTATATGTACGGGTAACCAATCAACCTATTCTACTCATTTTGAATCGTGTTGAAGGGAATTACATTGATGTTCCCGGCCGGGCAGATGTTAGAAAAGTGCCTGTTGGAACGGAGCGTTCGGTGCTGTCTCAGCGCAACATGCCCTAG
- a CDS encoding polyketide synthase, whose translation MENKGLVLSRLVHQLVEQTASKHPDTIALILGGDTLTYRQLNEQAETICHTILNVDPDAALIGVSSARSLDMVIGVLAVLKAGKAYLPLDPTYPAQRLEQISIDSGIKTCLATAQDAPVFEQIGLHVISSGKASGFVPQSANRQKSTAYVLYTSGSTGKPKGVSMGHGPLMNLLHWQAANSEAAVGTRTLQLAPLSFDVSFQEIFATLSTGGTLILIDEELRLDLTALLAFIDEQSVNRLFLPFVALQYLAEAAVSTQRFPSALREIMTAGEQLKITPQLTSFFTALPNCVLFNQYGPTECHVVSQLKLEGNPTEWPLLPSIGKAIDNVSLFIADDNLTLLPEGESGELLIAGDCLAEGYLHQEALTNEKFIELAIPGRGITRIYRTGDLARYQPDGTIEFLGRRDDQVKIRGHRVELGELEVIINQLQGVKQAVVVAREGIGGQKQLIAYLVSSGETKENVGIRKELEQRLPDYMMPSAFVWMDDFPKTSSGKVDKKKLPAPEQKRPELAVTYRKPKTSLEQTIANVWATLLQLDKVGLDDNFFELGGNSLLAQKIVAALKQEQQSLPVTKLYQYPTIAGIARYLQPQALIQAGNEVTEPQPRKGIPSPHQADVAIIGMTGRFPGATTIDEFWDLLKQGRETTRFFTDEELDVNIPSRLKNDPLYVKARGVIDNADQFDAQFFGLAPTVAQLMDPQQRVFLEIAWEALEQTGYLPQQYNGRVGVFAGCGNNTYYLNNVLTNTELVDQVGSFQVMTLNEKDYIASRTAYQLNLKGPAVSVYSACSTSLLAITQAVQSIRSGQCDVALAGGATITAPINSGHLYQEGAMFSKDGHCRSFDAQGEGTVFSDGAGVVLLKNLDAARRDGDTIYGVIKGVGVNNDGAGKGSFTAPNAEGQAAAIAMAIQDAQIEPTTISYVEAHGTATPLGDPIEIEGLTIGFGEQIEKQYCAIGSVKSNMGHLTAAAGVAGLIKTTLALYHRQIPASLHYSTVNPAINFAETPFFVNTKLTEWTPTGVRESNPRRAGVSSFGVGGTNVHVVLEEFIQEEPETTAGRPVQLITWSAKSLVSRETYADRLAEKLRQKAPLSLADTAFTLQTTRPDFKHRRFAVAATSNELLEKLTATTVTPSTIKTVKEAPGEVVFMFPGQGAQFLNMGRMLYDHETVYRQAVDECADLLKAYMEVDIRQVIYQQALDVDAEQRLKNTRYTQPALFVTEYALAKLWMSWGIEPSIFCGHSIGEFVAAHLAGVFTLADALMLIATRGQLVSEQPRGSMLSVRMPAETLQAMLPSSLSVAAINSHKLCVVAGPDEHIADFARLLDEQEILNQPLETSHAFHSTMMDPVVDRFEEIVRKVALNRPQKPLVSTVTGSWLSDAQATDTSYWANHLRATVRFADAITTIVELENPLLMEVGPGHVTATLARQQTNNKPITVLAGLVNNPDEIVAYQSVLTTLGQLYLNGLEPDWAEFYAHQSRKRLNLPTYAFDRKRCWVDPVRSSISSIQTNTTPDIATSSTPIAQPAMRKHILINKINTLLEDASGIDMEGVTPDMSFLEIGLDSLLLTQVALTLKKEFNVPVTFRQLTSEYATPELLANYLDRTLPISDAPAPISLPIASSVQPEQTYVAPVASYGGVPVAANDSALGLIAQQLQLLAKQVALMQGTNPEVVISPAPVVQAVVTTNTNRTAEALSMPKTETASLKVATIDTADLTPEEKIELKKPFGATARIERQSSELTNEQQFFLERLTRRYNQKTKNSKAYAQQHRSHMADPRVVSGFRPLTKEIVYPLVVNRSKGSHLWDIDGNEYIDALNGFGSNMFGYQPDLIKQALHDQIENGYEVGPQHELAGEVSQLICELTGTDRAALCNTGSEAVLGTMRIARTVTGRSLIVAFSGSYHGIADEVLVRGTKKLKSFPAAPGIMPESVQNMLILDYGTEESLKIIQERAHELAAVLVEPVQSRRPEFVPIDFLKQVRAITAASGTALIFDEVITGFRTHPGGAQALFGIKADLASYGKVVGAGLPIGVIAGKRAFMDALDGGFWQYGDSSVPEVGVTYFAGTFVRHPMALAAAKASLQYMKEKGPSLQQELTQKTKRLADALNVIIDRQQIPLVVAQFGSLWKIKFKEEIPYGELLFTLMREKGIHIWDGFPCFLSEAHTNEEIDSIIDRFSRSINELIDAGFLDATPTLATRVQMAGVALAGDLPPVQGARLGRDQLGNPAWFIPNPERPGKYLQVKLNEI comes from the coding sequence ATGGAAAACAAGGGTCTTGTCCTCTCGCGGCTTGTTCATCAACTGGTCGAACAAACTGCCAGTAAGCATCCTGATACCATCGCTTTAATTTTGGGCGGAGATACACTGACTTACCGCCAGTTAAACGAACAGGCAGAAACCATATGCCACACTATTCTGAATGTTGATCCTGACGCAGCGTTAATCGGTGTAAGCAGCGCCCGAAGCCTGGACATGGTAATTGGCGTACTAGCAGTGTTGAAGGCTGGGAAAGCCTACCTTCCGCTTGACCCAACGTATCCTGCCCAACGTTTGGAACAAATCAGTATTGATTCAGGTATTAAAACCTGCCTGGCCACAGCTCAGGATGCTCCCGTATTTGAGCAAATAGGTCTGCATGTAATTTCGTCTGGTAAAGCCTCTGGTTTTGTCCCTCAATCGGCAAATCGGCAAAAGAGTACCGCTTATGTGCTCTATACGTCAGGCTCAACCGGTAAGCCCAAAGGCGTCAGCATGGGGCACGGCCCCCTAATGAACCTGTTGCATTGGCAGGCAGCTAATTCGGAGGCAGCAGTTGGTACGAGAACGTTGCAGTTGGCGCCCCTTAGCTTTGACGTTTCATTTCAGGAGATTTTTGCCACGCTCAGTACAGGTGGAACACTCATCCTGATTGATGAAGAGCTTCGTCTGGATTTGACGGCTCTGTTGGCATTTATCGACGAGCAATCCGTGAACCGGCTTTTTCTGCCCTTCGTAGCTCTTCAATATCTGGCCGAGGCTGCGGTTAGTACACAGCGCTTCCCGAGCGCACTGCGTGAAATCATGACGGCGGGCGAACAGCTGAAGATTACACCTCAGCTAACCTCGTTCTTTACTGCCCTGCCCAACTGCGTACTGTTTAACCAGTATGGCCCAACCGAGTGTCATGTCGTAAGCCAGCTAAAACTGGAAGGCAATCCCACAGAGTGGCCTTTGTTGCCATCTATTGGCAAAGCCATCGACAACGTTAGTCTGTTCATTGCCGATGATAACCTGACTCTGTTACCTGAGGGTGAGTCGGGTGAGCTACTAATTGCCGGTGATTGTCTGGCAGAAGGATACCTACATCAGGAAGCATTAACGAACGAGAAGTTTATCGAACTGGCAATTCCTGGGCGGGGCATAACCCGAATTTATCGAACCGGTGATCTGGCACGTTATCAGCCTGATGGCACAATTGAATTTCTGGGACGCCGTGATGACCAGGTAAAGATTCGGGGCCATCGGGTTGAACTGGGTGAACTGGAAGTTATTATCAATCAACTACAAGGAGTAAAGCAGGCCGTTGTCGTTGCCCGAGAAGGGATAGGCGGTCAGAAGCAATTAATCGCTTATCTCGTTTCTTCTGGCGAGACGAAGGAAAACGTTGGAATTCGGAAAGAACTTGAACAGCGTTTGCCCGACTATATGATGCCATCGGCTTTTGTCTGGATGGACGATTTCCCAAAAACCAGTAGTGGAAAGGTCGATAAGAAAAAGCTACCGGCTCCCGAGCAGAAGCGCCCGGAACTGGCGGTAACCTATCGGAAGCCTAAAACCTCACTTGAGCAAACCATTGCGAATGTATGGGCCACGCTATTACAGCTAGACAAAGTTGGCCTGGATGATAATTTCTTTGAATTAGGCGGCAATTCGCTTTTAGCCCAGAAAATAGTTGCCGCTTTAAAACAGGAGCAACAGAGCTTACCTGTAACGAAGCTATATCAATATCCGACGATTGCCGGGATCGCTCGTTATTTACAACCTCAGGCACTAATACAGGCCGGGAACGAAGTTACGGAACCTCAGCCCCGGAAAGGAATCCCGTCTCCGCATCAGGCAGATGTCGCCATAATCGGTATGACTGGCCGATTCCCGGGTGCAACAACCATTGATGAGTTCTGGGACTTATTGAAGCAGGGGCGCGAAACTACCCGCTTCTTTACGGATGAAGAATTAGACGTAAACATACCGTCCAGGCTCAAAAATGATCCACTTTATGTCAAAGCGAGAGGGGTCATTGACAATGCCGATCAGTTTGACGCTCAGTTTTTTGGATTAGCCCCCACGGTTGCGCAACTGATGGACCCGCAACAGCGCGTATTTCTGGAAATAGCCTGGGAAGCACTGGAACAAACGGGGTATCTACCCCAGCAGTATAACGGCCGCGTTGGCGTATTTGCAGGCTGCGGCAATAACACCTATTACCTGAACAATGTGCTGACCAATACTGAATTGGTTGATCAGGTTGGTAGTTTTCAGGTAATGACGCTGAATGAAAAAGATTATATAGCTTCCCGTACTGCTTACCAGCTAAATCTGAAAGGGCCTGCGGTAAGTGTTTATTCGGCCTGCTCTACCTCCCTACTGGCCATAACGCAGGCTGTTCAAAGCATTCGTAGCGGGCAGTGCGATGTCGCTCTGGCAGGAGGTGCAACCATAACAGCACCAATCAATAGTGGCCACCTTTATCAGGAGGGAGCCATGTTCAGTAAAGATGGCCATTGCCGATCATTCGATGCACAGGGCGAAGGAACGGTCTTCAGTGATGGTGCAGGTGTCGTTTTATTAAAAAATCTGGATGCTGCCCGGCGCGACGGCGACACGATCTATGGTGTCATAAAAGGGGTTGGTGTTAATAACGATGGAGCTGGAAAAGGCAGCTTTACTGCCCCGAATGCTGAAGGACAGGCTGCTGCTATTGCCATGGCTATTCAGGATGCCCAGATAGAGCCAACGACCATAAGTTATGTAGAAGCGCATGGAACAGCCACCCCACTTGGGGATCCAATTGAAATTGAGGGCCTGACGATAGGATTTGGCGAGCAAATCGAAAAACAGTACTGCGCAATTGGCTCGGTCAAGAGTAATATGGGGCATTTGACGGCAGCTGCTGGTGTTGCGGGGCTTATCAAAACAACCCTGGCTTTATACCACCGGCAAATTCCGGCTTCGCTCCATTACTCGACGGTTAACCCCGCCATTAATTTTGCAGAAACACCCTTTTTTGTCAATACAAAGCTCACCGAATGGACACCAACCGGTGTTCGGGAGTCGAATCCGCGACGGGCTGGTGTAAGCTCATTCGGTGTCGGTGGGACTAATGTACATGTCGTTTTAGAAGAATTTATACAGGAAGAGCCAGAAACAACAGCCGGACGACCCGTTCAGCTGATTACGTGGTCTGCCAAGTCGCTGGTAAGTCGTGAGACATATGCCGATCGGCTGGCCGAAAAACTTCGGCAGAAAGCACCGTTGAGTCTGGCTGATACAGCATTTACGCTACAGACAACCCGGCCTGATTTTAAGCACCGTCGCTTTGCCGTTGCTGCAACGAGTAATGAGCTACTCGAAAAGCTTACGGCTACTACCGTTACGCCATCGACAATAAAAACGGTTAAAGAAGCTCCGGGCGAAGTTGTCTTTATGTTTCCTGGCCAGGGAGCACAGTTTCTGAACATGGGCCGTATGCTTTACGACCATGAGACTGTGTATCGGCAGGCAGTTGATGAATGTGCCGACCTCTTGAAAGCCTACATGGAAGTCGACATTCGCCAGGTCATTTATCAACAGGCTCTGGATGTAGATGCTGAACAACGTCTGAAAAACACACGCTATACACAGCCCGCTCTGTTTGTTACCGAATATGCACTGGCAAAATTGTGGATGAGCTGGGGCATTGAACCTTCCATATTCTGCGGGCACAGCATCGGCGAATTTGTGGCTGCTCATCTGGCGGGAGTATTTACGCTTGCCGATGCCCTGATGCTGATTGCAACACGTGGCCAACTCGTAAGCGAACAGCCCAGAGGCAGCATGCTTTCGGTACGTATGCCTGCCGAAACGTTACAGGCTATGCTGCCATCAAGCCTTTCGGTGGCAGCCATAAACAGCCATAAATTGTGCGTAGTAGCTGGCCCGGATGAACACATTGCCGATTTCGCCCGCTTGCTCGACGAGCAGGAAATTCTTAACCAGCCCCTCGAAACCAGCCATGCATTCCATTCAACAATGATGGACCCTGTGGTTGACCGGTTTGAAGAAATAGTAAGAAAAGTTGCGTTAAATCGACCTCAAAAACCACTAGTATCAACAGTAACAGGCTCATGGCTAAGTGACGCGCAAGCCACTGATACGTCTTATTGGGCAAATCATTTGCGGGCGACAGTACGCTTTGCTGATGCAATTACCACAATCGTAGAGCTGGAAAATCCCCTTTTGATGGAAGTTGGTCCCGGTCATGTTACAGCAACGCTCGCCCGACAACAGACGAATAATAAGCCCATAACCGTATTGGCGGGTCTCGTTAATAATCCTGATGAGATAGTTGCTTACCAGTCTGTTCTGACGACACTTGGCCAACTCTATCTAAATGGTTTAGAGCCAGATTGGGCTGAATTCTATGCTCATCAAAGCAGAAAAAGATTAAATTTACCAACGTATGCTTTCGACAGAAAGCGTTGCTGGGTTGATCCTGTCCGTTCATCTATATCAAGCATACAAACGAATACAACACCTGACATAGCTACATCATCCACACCAATAGCACAACCTGCAATGAGAAAACACATATTGATCAATAAGATCAACACATTATTAGAAGATGCATCCGGCATCGACATGGAAGGAGTAACGCCCGACATGAGTTTTCTGGAAATAGGCCTTGACTCGTTGCTGCTGACACAGGTGGCGCTAACTTTGAAGAAAGAGTTTAACGTACCTGTAACGTTTCGGCAACTAACGAGTGAATATGCCACTCCGGAACTACTGGCGAATTATCTGGATCGTACGTTACCGATTTCTGATGCTCCAGCTCCGATCTCTCTCCCAATTGCCAGTTCGGTTCAGCCAGAACAAACGTATGTAGCACCCGTAGCAAGTTATGGCGGAGTGCCGGTTGCTGCTAATGACTCAGCGCTGGGCCTGATAGCCCAACAGTTACAACTGCTTGCCAAACAGGTTGCCCTTATGCAGGGAACAAATCCTGAAGTAGTAATTTCACCAGCTCCGGTAGTTCAGGCCGTCGTAACAACCAATACGAACAGAACTGCGGAGGCACTTTCTATGCCTAAAACAGAAACGGCGTCGTTAAAAGTAGCTACTATCGATACTGCTGATCTGACTCCCGAAGAGAAAATAGAGCTTAAAAAACCGTTCGGAGCAACGGCTCGAATTGAACGTCAGTCTTCGGAATTAACGAATGAGCAACAATTCTTTTTAGAAAGACTGACTCGTCGTTATAATCAGAAAACAAAGAATAGTAAGGCCTATGCCCAGCAACACCGCTCGCATATGGCTGACCCACGAGTTGTATCCGGTTTTCGGCCACTGACGAAGGAAATTGTCTATCCATTGGTTGTTAACCGTTCGAAGGGGAGTCATTTGTGGGACATTGATGGGAATGAATACATTGATGCCCTGAATGGATTTGGCTCGAACATGTTTGGCTATCAGCCCGATCTGATCAAGCAGGCTTTGCATGACCAGATCGAAAACGGCTATGAAGTAGGTCCGCAACACGAACTCGCGGGTGAAGTAAGCCAGTTGATCTGTGAGCTGACGGGCACAGATCGGGCAGCTTTATGCAATACGGGTTCGGAGGCTGTTTTGGGTACAATGCGAATTGCCCGTACGGTAACTGGCCGATCCTTGATTGTTGCTTTTTCGGGTTCCTATCACGGCATTGCCGATGAGGTATTGGTTCGGGGCACTAAAAAATTAAAATCATTTCCGGCTGCTCCCGGTATCATGCCTGAGTCGGTTCAGAATATGCTCATTCTGGACTATGGCACCGAAGAGAGCCTGAAAATCATTCAGGAACGAGCTCACGAATTGGCGGCTGTTTTGGTCGAACCTGTGCAAAGCCGTCGTCCGGAGTTTGTACCAATCGATTTCCTGAAGCAGGTTCGGGCGATTACGGCTGCATCGGGCACCGCGTTGATCTTCGATGAAGTGATTACCGGTTTTAGAACACACCCCGGTGGAGCACAGGCTTTGTTTGGTATTAAAGCGGATCTGGCTTCTTATGGTAAAGTAGTCGGGGCTGGCTTACCTATTGGTGTTATCGCGGGTAAACGCGCCTTTATGGACGCGCTTGATGGCGGTTTTTGGCAATACGGCGATAGCTCGGTTCCCGAAGTTGGGGTCACTTATTTTGCCGGTACATTCGTTCGGCATCCCATGGCATTGGCAGCGGCTAAAGCGTCTCTGCAATACATGAAAGAGAAAGGGCCATCATTACAACAGGAACTTACCCAGAAAACCAAACGACTTGCCGATGCGTTGAATGTGATCATCGATCGTCAGCAGATTCCACTCGTCGTGGCACAGTTTGGCTCGCTCTGGAAGATAAAATTTAAGGAAGAGATCCCTTATGGTGAACTGCTATTCACGCTAATGCGCGAAAAAGGTATTCATATCTGGGATGGCTTCCCCTGCTTTCTGTCCGAAGCGCATACCAATGAAGAAATAGATAGCATAATTGATCGATTCTCCAGAAGCATAAATGAATTAATTGACGCTGGTTTTTTAGACGCTACCCCGACATTAGCGACTAGAGTGCAGATGGCCGGGGTGGCACTTGCTGGCGATTTACCACCCGTTCAAGGAGCCCGGCTAGGTCGCGATCAGCTCGGAAATCCGGCCTGGTTTATACCGAATCCGGAGCGTCCAGGCAAATATCTACAAGTCAAGTTAAATGAGATTTGA